One Streptomyces sp. P9-A2 DNA window includes the following coding sequences:
- a CDS encoding LacI family DNA-binding transcriptional regulator, whose product MASHGARGRGGGRPTLEEVAARAGVGRGTVSRVINGSPRVSDATRALVEAAVAELGYVPNTAARALAANRTDAIALVVPEPETRFFAEPYFSDMLRGVGAALSDTEMQLLLIFAGSDRERQRLADYLAAHRVDGVLLVSVHADDPLPDMLAQLEIPAVISGPRSAAETLTSVDSDNYGGARQAVEHLLGRGRRRIAHITGRLDVYGAQRRVDGYRDALRDAGHPADDLMIEAGDFSEEGGRSAMTALLERCPDLDAVFAASDVTAAGARHALREAGRRIPDDVALVGYDDSAIARHMDPPLTSVRQPIEEMGRAMIDLLLAEVADRRPPASRELDRRQVVLATELVERASS is encoded by the coding sequence ATGGCAAGCCACGGAGCGCGGGGCCGCGGGGGTGGCCGCCCCACCCTCGAAGAGGTGGCGGCGCGCGCCGGTGTCGGCCGGGGCACGGTCTCCCGGGTGATCAACGGGTCACCCCGGGTGAGCGACGCCACCCGCGCCCTCGTGGAGGCCGCCGTCGCCGAGCTCGGTTACGTCCCGAACACGGCTGCCCGCGCCCTCGCCGCCAACCGCACCGACGCGATCGCGCTGGTCGTGCCCGAGCCGGAGACCCGCTTCTTCGCCGAGCCGTACTTCTCGGACATGCTGCGCGGGGTGGGGGCGGCGCTCTCCGACACCGAGATGCAGCTGCTGCTGATCTTCGCGGGCAGCGACCGGGAGCGACAGCGCCTCGCCGACTACCTGGCCGCGCACCGGGTGGACGGTGTGCTGCTGGTCTCCGTGCACGCCGACGACCCGCTGCCCGACATGCTCGCCCAGCTGGAGATCCCGGCGGTGATCAGCGGCCCCCGGTCGGCCGCGGAGACGCTGACCTCGGTCGACTCCGACAACTACGGCGGTGCCCGGCAGGCCGTCGAGCACCTCCTCGGCCGGGGCCGGCGCCGCATCGCCCACATCACCGGCCGCCTCGACGTGTACGGCGCGCAGCGGCGCGTCGACGGCTACCGCGACGCCCTGCGCGACGCGGGCCACCCCGCGGACGACCTGATGATCGAGGCGGGTGACTTCTCCGAGGAGGGCGGCCGGAGCGCGATGACGGCACTGCTGGAGCGCTGCCCGGACCTGGACGCGGTCTTCGCCGCCTCCGACGTGACCGCCGCCGGTGCCCGGCACGCGCTGCGGGAGGCGGGCCGCCGCATCCCCGACGACGTGGCCCTGGTCGGCTACGACGACTCCGCCATCGCCCGCCACATGGACCCGCCGCTGACCAGCGTGCGCCAGCCCATCGAGGAGATGGGCCGCGCGATGATCGACCTGCTCCTCGCCGAGGTCGCCGACCGTCGACCGCCCGCTTCCCGGGAACTGGACCGACGCCAGGTGGTGCTGGCCACGGAGCTGGTGGAGCGGGCCTCGTCGTAG
- the orn gene encoding oligoribonuclease: MNDRMVWIDCEMTGLSLSDDALIEVAALVTDSELNVLGDGVDIVIRPPDGALETMPEVVRQMHTASGLLDELADGTTLEDAEQRVLAYVREHVKEPGKAPLCGNSVGTDRGFLLRDMPTLEDYLHYRIVDVSSVKELARRWYPRAYFNSPEKSGNHRALADIRESIAELRYYREAVFVPQPGPDSDTAKKIAAKHVLPAQ, from the coding sequence ATGAACGATCGCATGGTGTGGATCGACTGCGAGATGACCGGCCTCTCGCTGTCCGACGACGCGCTCATCGAGGTGGCCGCCCTCGTCACCGACTCCGAGCTGAACGTGCTCGGTGACGGTGTCGACATCGTCATCCGCCCGCCGGACGGGGCACTGGAGACGATGCCGGAGGTGGTGCGTCAGATGCACACCGCGTCCGGACTGCTCGACGAGCTGGCGGACGGCACCACACTGGAGGACGCCGAGCAGCGCGTCCTCGCGTATGTGAGGGAGCACGTCAAGGAGCCCGGCAAGGCCCCCCTGTGCGGCAACTCCGTCGGCACGGACCGCGGATTCCTGCTGCGGGACATGCCGACGCTCGAGGACTACCTGCACTACCGCATCGTCGACGTGTCCAGCGTCAAGGAGCTGGCGCGCCGCTGGTACCCGAGGGCGTACTTCAACAGCCCCGAGAAGAGCGGCAACCACCGCGCGCTGGCCGACATCCGCGAATCCATCGCGGAGCTGCGCTACTACCGCGAGGCCGTCTTCGTACCGCAGCCGGGCCCCGACTCGGACACCGCGAAGAAGATCGCCGCGAAGCACGTCCTGCCTGCGCAGTAG